In Helicobacter ibis, one genomic interval encodes:
- a CDS encoding ATP phosphoribosyltransferase regulatory subunit: protein MILSHEIPQGSKLYFGKSAKIKRDLENLVSNVLNLNGYEEILTPTFSYLQYQRDIQNREAIRISNKHNHQMILRQDSTIDAMRLLTPYLSENLVGKKWFYIQPVFVYPTTEINQIGVENLEDNDILSFIDICVDIFKKINLAPYLQIGSGNIAKICHLEFGVPLEVFKKMDINALIKSDFFLKELLEARDVESLQGLAKKAPKNLQNELNKIIEFGNKIAYKDLIISPLMYPPMEYYDDLFFRFFIDNHTMILGGSYEILKRRALGFGVYTDNVICKLMDL, encoded by the coding sequence GTGATTTTAAGCCATGAAATACCGCAAGGTTCGAAGCTATATTTTGGCAAAAGCGCAAAGATAAAGAGGGATTTAGAAAATTTGGTTAGCAATGTTTTAAATCTAAATGGATATGAAGAGATTCTAACGCCCACTTTTAGCTATCTGCAATATCAAAGAGATATACAAAATAGAGAAGCAATAAGAATTAGCAATAAACATAATCATCAAATGATATTACGACAAGATTCTACAATTGATGCAATGAGGCTATTAACGCCGTATCTAAGCGAGAATCTAGTTGGTAAAAAGTGGTTTTATATACAGCCTGTTTTTGTATATCCTACAACAGAAATAAATCAAATAGGTGTCGAAAACTTGGAGGATAACGATATTTTATCGTTTATTGATATTTGTGTTGATATTTTTAAGAAGATAAATTTAGCTCCATATTTGCAAATAGGTAGTGGAAATATTGCTAAGATATGTCATTTAGAGTTTGGTGTGCCTTTAGAAGTCTTTAAGAAAATGGATATTAATGCACTAATTAAATCAGATTTTTTTCTTAAAGAGTTGTTAGAGGCAAGAGATGTAGAATCCTTACAAGGTTTAGCTAAAAAAGCACCAAAGAATCTACAAAATGAGCTAAATAAAATAATAGAATTTGGTAATAAAATAGCCTATAAAGATTTGATTATCTCACCGCTTATGTATCCTCCTATGGAATATTATGATGATTTATTTTTTAGGTTTTTTATTGATAATCACACAATGATACTAGGCGGTAGTTATGAGATTCTAAAAAGAAGAGCTTTGGGGTTTGGGGTTTATACAGATAATGTAATTTGTAAGCTTATGGACTTATAA
- a CDS encoding flagellar export protein FliJ, protein MKTKFTPLVLLCKNKVDEAERMLQQNAAEINAKQAEIDSAVREFAAWSLNEPTSGLYQEHLTFSYHKDEYRSLIDRKVMELAQLKQQRVELQEYFRVQNMEYEKAKYLEGLEIKKNLDRLKRKESIDMDEISVMLHNAK, encoded by the coding sequence ATGAAGACAAAATTTACTCCACTAGTGCTACTTTGTAAAAATAAAGTAGATGAAGCAGAGAGAATGCTTCAGCAAAATGCAGCAGAGATAAATGCAAAACAAGCAGAGATAGATTCTGCTGTTAGAGAATTTGCGGCTTGGAGTTTAAATGAGCCAACAAGTGGGCTTTATCAAGAGCATTTAACATTTTCTTATCACAAAGATGAATATAGATCTCTAATAGATAGAAAGGTTATGGAATTAGCACAGCTAAAACAACAAAGAGTTGAGCTTCAAGAGTATTTTAGAGTGCAAAATATGGAATACGAAAAAGCAAAATATTTAGAAGGGCTTGAGATAAAGAAGAATCTAGATAGACTAAAGAGAAAAGAAAGTATCGATATGGATGAAATATCAGTAATGTTACATAATGCAAAATGA
- a CDS encoding type II secretion system protein produces the protein MLEIIFYFMIYHRAFGLFEILVCVVIISIIGILGAKSLLYIYKKYEIEKTQYYKTISHKNALLQLKKILDSAYLESLYIKDDKIVFYEKIQERQYYKDSMLPCLINVFNPESIKLASNLSLEFLTLRSGFMPNCNVYNESLEVIFVGESFIFPNDFYSNKFRAKVISLTHKNLTSTMPPFLQNREKIKPYLYFIKDKTEILLQDSLKLVRNKEEYTILDKYDSFNIRRLDFGYVVELCVDEVCFSDVLHSEVL, from the coding sequence ATGTTAGAAATAATTTTTTATTTTATGATATACCATAGAGCATTTGGTTTATTTGAGATTCTAGTTTGTGTTGTTATTATTTCTATAATTGGAATTTTAGGTGCTAAGTCTTTATTGTATATTTATAAAAAATATGAAATAGAAAAAACACAATATTACAAAACCATATCTCACAAAAATGCACTTTTGCAACTTAAAAAAATACTAGATAGTGCGTATTTGGAAAGTTTGTATATAAAAGATGATAAGATAGTATTTTATGAAAAAATACAAGAGAGGCAATATTATAAAGATTCAATGCTTCCATGCTTGATTAATGTGTTTAATCCAGAATCTATCAAGCTTGCTTCCAATCTTAGTTTAGAGTTTTTAACTTTAAGAAGTGGGTTTATGCCTAATTGTAATGTGTATAATGAATCTTTAGAGGTTATTTTTGTAGGTGAGAGTTTTATCTTTCCAAATGATTTTTATAGCAATAAATTTAGAGCAAAAGTTATTAGTCTAACTCATAAGAATCTAACTAGCACCATGCCCCCATTTTTGCAAAATAGAGAAAAAATAAAGCCGTATTTGTATTTTATAAAAGATAAAACAGAAATTTTGCTACAAGATTCGCTAAAACTAGTAAGAAACAAAGAAGAATATACTATTCTTGATAAATATGATAGCTTTAATATTAGGAGGTTGGATTTTGGCTATGTAGTGGAGCTGTGTGTAGATGAGGTATGCTTTAGCGATGTATTGCATAGTGAGGTATTGTAA
- a CDS encoding MotE family protein, whose product MRVFSFFIFSFVVFAQEGRNVVDCNIIFEQRKDEILKELEKIDEQQQALQALQSATQSVLDQKDADLKKREAEVSNQKKEIEEKEQRIASLLKKNEEILKQIQNATGSKLNDTYSSMKDSKSAAILENLPESEAAQILFGLDTKVMSKILSKMNPQKAATLTQIIQKGPPFDKKEE is encoded by the coding sequence ATGAGGGTTTTTAGTTTTTTTATTTTTTCTTTTGTTGTTTTTGCGCAAGAGGGTAGAAATGTGGTTGATTGTAATATCATATTTGAGCAACGCAAAGATGAGATTTTAAAAGAATTAGAAAAAATAGATGAGCAACAACAAGCATTGCAGGCCTTGCAAAGTGCTACTCAAAGTGTGCTAGATCAAAAAGATGCTGATTTAAAAAAGAGGGAAGCAGAAGTTAGCAATCAAAAAAAGGAAATAGAAGAAAAAGAACAAAGAATTGCTAGTTTGCTAAAGAAAAATGAAGAGATTTTAAAGCAAATACAAAATGCGACAGGAAGCAAACTAAATGATACTTATTCTAGTATGAAAGATTCAAAATCTGCTGCTATTTTGGAGAATTTGCCAGAAAGTGAGGCAGCACAGATACTCTTTGGGCTAGATACAAAAGTAATGAGCAAAATACTTTCCAAGATGAATCCACAAAAAGCGGCAACTCTTACTCAAATAATCCAAAAAGGACCTCCTTTTGACAAGAAAGAAGAATAA
- a CDS encoding D-glycero-alpha-D-manno-heptose-1,7-bisphosphate 7-phosphatase: MKKRKVVFFDRDGVVNLEDEPYGYKIETFYFAPHFMELFLELKKLDSLCFVITNQSGINRGIFTQKDFEILSSFMQNCIISNLTIPLRESGFVPENIAFDGIYFCPHTKEEQCNCRKPKSTMIQNAIKDFGINLELYDSYMIGDKDTDMVAALNANIQTRILIGDEPSTNHTHRIHILKEAMDIILLR, encoded by the coding sequence ATGAAAAAAAGAAAAGTAGTATTTTTTGATAGAGACGGAGTGGTGAATTTAGAAGATGAGCCATATGGATACAAAATTGAAACATTCTATTTTGCACCACATTTCATGGAATTATTTTTAGAGCTCAAAAAGCTAGATTCTCTATGCTTTGTAATAACCAATCAATCAGGCATAAATAGAGGGATTTTTACGCAAAAGGACTTTGAGATTCTAAGCTCATTTATGCAAAATTGCATAATCTCAAACCTTACCATTCCACTTAGAGAGAGTGGTTTTGTGCCAGAGAATATAGCATTTGATGGAATCTACTTCTGTCCGCATACAAAAGAAGAGCAATGCAACTGCAGGAAGCCAAAAAGCACAATGATACAAAATGCAATAAAAGACTTTGGCATAAATTTAGAACTCTATGATAGCTATATGATAGGGGACAAAGATACAGATATGGTAGCAGCACTAAATGCAAATATACAAACACGAATCCTAATTGGAGATGAACCAAGCACCAATCACACACATAGGATACATATCCTAAAAGAGGCAATGGATATTATACTCCTACGATAA
- a CDS encoding adenosylmethionine--8-amino-7-oxononanoate transaminase translates to MDSLVREDLEYIWHPCMQMHDFEKNVPLVPIKSASGVYLYGYNGEKYIDCISSWWVNIFGHCNPYINQKLKEQVDKLEHVIFATFTHEPIITLSKRLIKLTNYSFDKCFYADNGSSVIEVALKMAFAAKRFEDKNVNSFISLQNAYHGETIGALSIGDIGIYNESYKPLLCKSIKIKAPRGDFYLESLEELENTLKENKDKIAAFVLEPLIQCAGGMNMYNAEFVKEATNLCRKYGIYVIFDEIAVGFGRTGSMFAFEQCGVTPDFLCLSKGISGGYLPLSVVLLKNEVYNIFYAPFYENKAFLHSHSYTGNALACACANATLDIFEKDNVIVANKILSDFIWEKAQELLEFNFIQNLRRCGMVLAFDIVGFVNERKGLEVFNKGLKKGLLLRPLGNTIYFMPPYVITKDEVLFVFDNLKCIFETFQ, encoded by the coding sequence ATGGATAGTTTGGTTAGAGAAGATTTGGAATATATTTGGCATCCTTGTATGCAAATGCATGACTTTGAAAAAAATGTCCCATTGGTGCCTATAAAAAGTGCTAGTGGAGTGTATTTGTATGGTTATAATGGAGAAAAATATATCGATTGTATATCAAGTTGGTGGGTAAATATATTTGGGCATTGTAATCCTTACATAAACCAAAAATTAAAAGAACAAGTAGATAAATTAGAGCATGTTATTTTTGCTACTTTTACACATGAACCAATAATAACTCTTTCAAAAAGATTAATAAAATTGACAAATTATTCATTTGATAAATGTTTCTATGCTGATAATGGTTCAAGTGTTATTGAGGTTGCATTAAAAATGGCATTTGCTGCTAAGAGATTTGAAGATAAAAATGTAAATTCATTTATATCGTTACAAAATGCGTATCATGGGGAGACAATAGGTGCATTATCCATAGGGGATATTGGAATTTATAATGAATCTTACAAGCCACTTTTATGCAAAAGTATAAAAATAAAAGCACCAAGAGGAGATTTCTATTTAGAATCATTAGAAGAATTAGAAAATACACTAAAAGAAAATAAAGATAAAATAGCTGCATTTGTTCTTGAACCACTAATACAATGTGCTGGTGGAATGAATATGTATAATGCAGAATTTGTAAAAGAAGCAACAAATTTGTGTAGAAAATATGGAATTTATGTCATTTTTGATGAAATAGCAGTTGGGTTTGGTAGAACTGGAAGCATGTTTGCATTTGAGCAGTGTGGTGTAACTCCTGATTTTTTATGCCTTAGTAAGGGCATTAGTGGTGGGTATCTACCTCTATCTGTGGTTTTGTTAAAGAATGAAGTTTATAATATTTTTTATGCACCATTTTATGAAAATAAGGCTTTTTTGCACTCTCATTCATACACTGGGAATGCTCTTGCGTGCGCATGTGCAAATGCTACACTAGATATTTTTGAAAAAGATAATGTAATAGTGGCAAACAAGATTCTAAGTGATTTTATTTGGGAGAAGGCACAAGAGCTTTTGGAATTTAATTTTATACAGAATCTTAGGCGTTGTGGTATGGTATTAGCCTTTGATATTGTTGGGTTTGTCAATGAGCGAAAAGGTTTAGAGGTTTTTAACAAAGGGCTTAAGAAAGGGCTATTGTTACGACCACTTGGAAATACCATTTATTTCATGCCACCTTATGTAATCACTAAAGATGAGGTATTGTTCGTTTTTGATAATCTAAAGTGTATTTTTGAAACTTTTCAATAA
- a CDS encoding cysteine peptidase family C39 domain-containing protein: MVFRLTRDILEQTSYPILVRIEDDPRFPHFVVIINYSGDFIKILDPNFGEYISSKKEFYSIWDRDNSGGYALLIGKDNVKPEVGGLNFPTSIFFGK; the protein is encoded by the coding sequence ATGGTTTTTAGGCTTACAAGAGACATTTTGGAACAAACTTCATATCCCATCTTAGTTCGAATAGAAGATGATCCTAGATTCCCTCATTTTGTGGTTATTATAAATTATAGTGGAGATTTTATAAAGATTCTAGATCCAAATTTTGGGGAGTATATAAGTAGTAAGAAAGAATTTTATTCCATTTGGGATAGGGATAATAGCGGAGGATATGCACTTTTAATAGGCAAGGATAATGTAAAGCCAGAAGTTGGAGGGCTAAATTTTCCTACAAGTATATTTTTCGGTAAATAA
- a CDS encoding homoserine dehydrogenase, which produces MKELNIGIVGLGVVGSSVARILKDNADLISARAGCKINIKKAIVRNLDKAKGKFDFQISTNVDEILDDSSIDIIVELAGGIDEPFKIAKKALQNNKAFVTANKAMLAYHRYELQKIAGDLPIGFEASVGGGIPIIKGLRDGLGANHILSIYGIINGTCNYILTKMKDENTNFKEALKEAQDLGYAESDPTFDIDGFDTAHKLLILASIAYGIDAKPEDILIEGIRKITQEDIVFAKEFDYNLKLLGIAKKDGNEVELRVQPTFLPKDKIIGKVDGVNNAISVLGDNAKESLFYGAGAGGDATASAVISDIIEIARTKSSPMLGFKTPIENNLQLKPKERSKSAFYLRILAQDKPGVLAQISSILGEHDISIQTLLQKQSNIQNYSTLLLSTYICEESKIKNAIDRISKLEITKDMPVMIRIEE; this is translated from the coding sequence ATGAAAGAGCTAAACATAGGTATAGTTGGTCTAGGTGTTGTTGGAAGCAGTGTAGCTAGAATCTTAAAAGACAATGCTGATTTAATATCAGCTAGAGCCGGTTGCAAAATAAATATAAAAAAAGCCATTGTAAGAAATTTGGATAAAGCAAAGGGTAAATTTGACTTTCAAATAAGCACAAATGTTGATGAAATATTAGATGATTCAAGCATAGATATTATAGTCGAGCTTGCAGGCGGTATTGATGAACCATTTAAAATAGCAAAAAAAGCGCTCCAAAACAACAAGGCATTCGTAACTGCAAATAAAGCTATGTTGGCTTACCATAGATATGAGCTACAAAAAATAGCTGGGGACTTACCAATAGGCTTTGAAGCAAGTGTAGGTGGTGGAATCCCAATTATAAAAGGGCTTAGAGACGGCTTGGGTGCGAACCATATCTTAAGTATTTATGGGATTATAAATGGGACTTGCAACTACATACTAACAAAAATGAAAGACGAAAATACTAATTTCAAAGAAGCCCTAAAAGAAGCACAAGATCTAGGCTATGCAGAGAGCGATCCTACATTTGACATAGATGGCTTTGATACAGCACACAAGCTACTTATACTAGCAAGCATTGCCTATGGAATAGATGCAAAGCCAGAAGATATACTAATAGAAGGTATAAGAAAAATAACACAAGAAGATATAGTCTTTGCAAAAGAGTTTGACTATAATTTAAAGCTACTTGGAATCGCCAAAAAAGACGGAAATGAGGTTGAATTAAGAGTGCAACCAACATTCCTACCAAAAGATAAAATAATAGGAAAAGTAGATGGCGTAAATAATGCAATTAGTGTGCTAGGGGACAATGCAAAAGAAAGCTTGTTTTATGGTGCAGGTGCAGGAGGAGATGCAACTGCTAGTGCGGTAATTTCTGATATTATAGAAATAGCAAGAACAAAAAGTTCTCCTATGCTTGGCTTTAAAACACCAATAGAAAATAATCTGCAATTAAAGCCAAAAGAAAGAAGCAAAAGTGCCTTTTATCTTAGAATCCTAGCACAAGACAAACCGGGCGTATTAGCACAAATATCATCAATACTTGGAGAACATGATATATCTATACAAACACTTCTACAAAAACAATCAAACATACAAAATTACTCTACCTTGCTTCTCTCAACTTACATATGCGAAGAATCCAAAATCAAAAATGCAATAGACAGAATAAGCAAACTAGAAATAACAAAAGATATGCCAGTAATGATAAGAATCGAAGAATGA
- a CDS encoding adenylosuccinate synthase, producing the protein MAKADLIVGIQWGDEGKGKMVDMLACNYDYVVRYQGGHNAGHTIVVNDAKYALHLIPSGILYDKCKNIIGNGVVINPQALIDEMKQFKNLKDRLFISSKAHLILPYHEGLDKLKESAKDAIGTTKKGIGPAYTDKVSREGLRIGELRDIESLCDKILNKYEDNNFKNINTKIPSRESLLQELEGYARELVPFITDTTTMLWEALDRGEKILCEGAQGSMLDVDFGTYPFVTSSNTIAAGACSGTGIAPRYLGDVIGIMKAYCTRVGNGPFPTEEIGEMGEYLREKGGEFGVTTGRARRCGWLDAMLVRYACKLNGVNKLAVMKLDVLDGLDTIKVCVGYEDDKGNKLESCLDDLGLAKPIYREFKGWDKTAGIREFEFLPKEAQEYILELEKIIGVKIEMISTSPDRLDTIIR; encoded by the coding sequence ATGGCTAAGGCTGATTTGATTGTTGGGATTCAATGGGGAGATGAAGGCAAAGGCAAAATGGTTGATATGCTAGCTTGTAATTATGATTATGTAGTTAGATATCAAGGTGGGCATAATGCCGGACATACCATAGTTGTAAATGACGCTAAATATGCACTTCATTTAATTCCATCTGGAATCTTATACGACAAATGTAAAAATATCATCGGCAATGGTGTTGTAATAAATCCTCAAGCATTAATTGATGAAATGAAACAATTTAAAAATTTAAAAGATAGATTGTTTATAAGCTCTAAGGCACACTTGATATTGCCATACCATGAAGGGCTAGACAAATTGAAAGAAAGCGCAAAAGATGCAATAGGCACGACAAAAAAGGGAATAGGTCCAGCATATACTGATAAGGTCTCAAGAGAGGGGCTTAGGATTGGTGAGCTAAGAGATATAGAATCTTTATGCGATAAAATATTAAACAAATATGAAGATAACAACTTTAAAAATATAAACACCAAAATACCAAGTAGAGAATCTTTATTGCAAGAGCTAGAAGGCTATGCAAGAGAGTTAGTTCCATTTATAACAGATACTACAACTATGTTGTGGGAGGCATTAGATAGAGGCGAGAAAATATTGTGCGAGGGTGCACAAGGGAGTATGCTAGATGTTGATTTTGGGACATATCCGTTTGTAACTAGCTCTAATACAATAGCCGCAGGTGCATGTAGTGGCACAGGTATAGCTCCTAGATATTTAGGCGATGTAATAGGCATTATGAAAGCATATTGCACGAGGGTTGGAAATGGACCTTTCCCAACAGAAGAGATTGGAGAAATGGGAGAATATTTAAGAGAGAAAGGAGGCGAGTTTGGAGTAACGACAGGCAGAGCTAGAAGATGTGGTTGGTTAGATGCTATGCTTGTTAGATATGCATGCAAATTAAATGGTGTAAATAAACTTGCTGTAATGAAGCTTGATGTATTGGATGGGCTAGATACGATTAAAGTATGCGTTGGATATGAAGATGATAAAGGAAATAAGTTAGAATCTTGCCTTGATGATTTGGGTCTTGCAAAGCCAATATATAGAGAGTTTAAAGGGTGGGATAAAACCGCTGGAATCAGGGAGTTTGAATTCCTTCCAAAAGAGGCACAAGAATATATCTTAGAGTTAGAGAAGATAATCGGTGTAAAAATAGAGATGATATCAACTAGCCCAGATAGGCTTGATACAATCATTAGATGA
- a CDS encoding cysteine peptidase family C39 domain-containing protein — MRTLFLFIFMINFAEAFAVKSMQEINAKNIIRQEFEESCGAASLANLINYFQLKQLNEQDVLDMISNKTDMLSFKELQNIAKSLGYTADGF, encoded by the coding sequence TTGAGAACCTTGTTTTTGTTTATTTTTATGATTAATTTTGCAGAAGCATTTGCAGTAAAATCTATGCAAGAAATAAATGCTAAAAATATTATAAGACAAGAGTTCGAGGAATCTTGTGGCGCTGCTTCGTTGGCAAATTTGATAAATTATTTTCAGCTAAAGCAACTAAACGAACAAGATGTGCTAGATATGATTAGTAATAAAACTGATATGCTAAGCTTTAAAGAACTACAAAATATAGCTAAAAGTCTAGGATATACAGCAGATGGTTTTTAG
- a CDS encoding HesA/MoeB/ThiF family protein encodes MEFSKEELQRYDRNILLSGIGIEGQKKLRDSKVFVVGAGGLGSPVLYYLAAAGVGHIGICDGDIVEYSNLQRQILHNTNDINKNKAQSAKEKLQALNPHIKIDIVIERLSVTNAINIISEYDLVIESCDAFSSKFLINDACVLANKILIRASALHFCGQAMSIKPRVSACYACLFDAPPKGEVPTGASVGILGSVAGMFGCIEANEAIKIITGVGTPLFNQILSCDIRDMEFRKIEVKRNMNCRVCGNSGITQLDFDLY; translated from the coding sequence ATGGAATTTAGCAAAGAAGAGTTACAAAGATATGATAGGAATATTCTGCTTAGCGGGATAGGTATAGAGGGTCAGAAAAAGCTAAGAGATTCAAAAGTTTTTGTAGTTGGAGCTGGTGGGCTTGGATCGCCGGTGTTGTATTATCTTGCAGCAGCTGGAGTTGGCCATATAGGCATATGCGATGGTGATATTGTAGAGTATAGCAACTTGCAACGACAAATATTGCATAATACAAATGACATAAATAAAAACAAAGCACAATCTGCAAAAGAAAAACTCCAAGCATTAAACCCGCATATAAAAATAGATATTGTTATAGAAAGGCTAAGTGTTACAAATGCAATTAATATAATTAGTGAATATGATTTGGTTATTGAATCTTGTGATGCATTTTCTTCGAAATTTTTGATAAATGATGCGTGTGTATTGGCTAATAAGATTTTAATAAGGGCTAGTGCATTGCATTTTTGCGGACAGGCTATGAGTATCAAGCCTAGAGTTAGTGCTTGTTATGCTTGTCTGTTTGATGCACCACCAAAGGGAGAAGTGCCAACTGGAGCTAGTGTTGGGATATTAGGTAGTGTCGCTGGAATGTTTGGTTGCATAGAAGCTAATGAAGCAATCAAAATAATCACAGGAGTTGGCACACCACTTTTTAACCAAATACTAAGTTGTGATATAAGGGATATGGAGTTTAGAAAAATTGAAGTAAAAAGAAATATGAATTGTAGGGTATGTGGCAATAGTGGAATTACACAATTAGATTTTGATTTGTATTAA
- a CDS encoding YraN family protein: protein MKNTTQKGKEAESLACEFLKENDFVIIDRNFYTKFGEIDIIAKKDSTLHFIEVKSGIGFEPVFNITKTKLDKIIKSINIYIKTKNTKDPFCIDGITIYKENENSQATINLLENLTIY, encoded by the coding sequence ATGAAAAACACCACACAAAAGGGCAAAGAAGCAGAATCTTTGGCGTGTGAGTTTTTGAAAGAAAATGACTTTGTTATAATTGATAGGAACTTTTATACAAAATTTGGCGAGATAGACATAATAGCCAAAAAAGATTCAACCCTCCACTTTATAGAGGTAAAAAGCGGGATTGGCTTTGAACCTGTATTTAATATCACAAAAACAAAACTAGACAAAATAATAAAAAGCATAAATATCTATATAAAAACCAAAAACACGAAAGATCCATTTTGTATCGATGGAATCACGATTTATAAAGAAAACGAAAACTCACAAGCTACAATCAATCTTTTAGAAAACCTAACAATATACTAA
- the gltS gene encoding sodium/glutamate symporter, producing MELTMNFYATLACLVGVLLLGRFFISKSKFLQDYNIPEPVVGGIVVAIGIFILLKYFGIKFNFDGSLKDPLMLAFYASIGLSADFASFKKGGKILFGFLIIVTGLLFLQNVAGVLVAQAMGVNPLIGLLGGSITMSGGHGTGAAWASVFKDMPYNFNAALEVAVACATFGLIAGGLVGGPVAHYLVKKYNLAPSNHAKEAQENGQINSTAFETPERPKLITATSFVESLALIAIALLIGTIVADYSKGSLPVTIPTFVWCLLVGAILRNVLEATKLHKVFDREVSVIGNVSLSLFLAFALMTINILDLVSLALPMIVILTIQVTLMVLYAIFVTFRFCGKDYDAAVLASGHCGFGLGATPTAMVNMQTVTHHYGPSHMAFIVVPLVGAFFIDIINALVISGSLKIFF from the coding sequence ATGGAACTTACAATGAATTTCTATGCAACACTTGCATGTTTGGTGGGAGTGTTGTTGCTTGGTAGATTTTTTATAAGTAAAAGTAAGTTTTTACAAGATTACAATATACCAGAGCCAGTAGTTGGAGGAATTGTTGTGGCTATTGGTATTTTTATACTGCTTAAATATTTCGGTATCAAATTCAACTTTGATGGTTCTTTAAAGGATCCATTAATGTTGGCATTCTATGCAAGTATAGGTCTATCTGCTGATTTTGCTTCTTTTAAAAAGGGTGGCAAGATACTCTTTGGCTTTTTGATAATTGTTACAGGACTTTTATTTTTACAAAATGTAGCAGGTGTTCTTGTTGCACAAGCCATGGGGGTTAATCCTCTAATAGGTCTTTTGGGTGGTTCTATAACAATGAGTGGAGGTCATGGGACAGGTGCAGCATGGGCTTCTGTGTTTAAAGATATGCCTTATAACTTTAATGCGGCATTAGAAGTTGCTGTTGCGTGTGCTACATTTGGACTTATCGCTGGTGGTTTGGTTGGTGGTCCAGTAGCTCATTATTTGGTAAAAAAATATAATCTAGCTCCTAGTAATCACGCAAAAGAGGCACAAGAAAATGGGCAAATAAATAGCACTGCATTTGAAACTCCAGAGCGTCCAAAGCTAATAACTGCTACTTCATTTGTAGAATCTTTAGCATTAATTGCTATTGCTTTGCTTATTGGAACTATAGTGGCAGATTATTCTAAGGGGAGTTTGCCAGTTACGATACCTACATTCGTTTGGTGTTTGCTTGTTGGTGCTATTTTGAGAAATGTGCTTGAAGCAACCAAATTGCATAAAGTTTTTGATAGAGAAGTAAGTGTAATTGGAAATGTAAGCTTGTCTTTATTTTTGGCATTTGCACTTATGACTATTAATATATTAGATCTAGTGTCTTTAGCATTACCTATGATTGTTATTTTGACTATACAAGTTACACTTATGGTTCTATATGCAATATTTGTAACATTTAGATTCTGTGGTAAAGACTATGATGCAGCAGTTCTTGCATCGGGACATTGTGGATTTGGACTTGGTGCTACTCCTACAGCAATGGTTAATATGCAAACTGTTACTCATCATTATGGGCCTAGTCATATGGCATTTATCGTTGTGCCATTAGTTGGTGCATTTTTTATAGACATTATAAACGCACTTGTTATAAGTGGTAGTTTAAAAATATTCTTTTAG